In Sphingobacterium sp. PCS056, the following proteins share a genomic window:
- a CDS encoding pirin family protein, producing the protein MQKIIHKSENRGHVDFGWLKSAHSFSFGNYFDQDKVNFGALRVLNDDFVEAGNGFGRHPHDNMEIVSIPLEGVLSHQDSMGTSRDIQTGDVQIMSAGTGVTHSEFNGSKENPVKFLQIWVIPNERQLTPSYDQKSYADVDRKNKFATVVSPNKADSHAVFIHQDAYFNLADLDAGISTNYALHGQGNGVYIFVLEGSLQIAGEVINRRDAIGIWEIEDIDVQATSDAKVLLIEVPMF; encoded by the coding sequence ATGCAAAAGATAATACATAAATCAGAAAATCGTGGACATGTTGACTTTGGATGGTTGAAAAGTGCCCACTCATTTAGTTTTGGAAACTATTTTGATCAAGATAAGGTTAATTTTGGGGCATTACGTGTTTTAAATGATGATTTTGTCGAAGCAGGAAATGGTTTTGGTCGTCATCCGCATGACAATATGGAAATTGTTAGTATTCCCTTGGAAGGTGTTTTATCACATCAAGATAGTATGGGTACAAGTCGTGATATCCAAACAGGAGATGTGCAAATCATGTCGGCAGGTACTGGTGTAACGCATTCTGAATTTAATGGAAGTAAAGAGAATCCGGTTAAGTTTCTTCAAATTTGGGTCATCCCGAATGAAAGACAGTTGACCCCTAGTTATGACCAGAAGTCTTATGCAGATGTAGATCGTAAAAATAAATTTGCAACTGTTGTATCTCCCAATAAAGCAGATAGTCATGCTGTGTTTATTCATCAAGATGCTTATTTTAATTTGGCAGATCTAGATGCTGGTATAAGTACAAATTATGCTTTACATGGACAAGGCAATGGTGTTTATATATTCGTACTAGAAGGTAGTCTTCAAATCGCAGGAGAGGTTATAAATCGTAGAGATGCGATCGGAATATGGGAAATAGAGGATATTGATGTACAAGCAACATCGGATGCTAAAGTATTGTTGATTGAGGTTCCGATGTTTTAA
- a CDS encoding carboxypeptidase-like regulatory domain-containing protein has translation MRLKAIFFGFLCIMSLVSFGQTDIHPLLDKLQRHASQNPKEKIHIHMDKESYSVGETIWMKLYCTFAPENQLSGLSRIAYIDLLSPENKTINTLKIPLTAGLGIADFPLTDTLIEGSYRIRAYTQWMRNDSSAYFFDKTIPIYNGRSDHVMTDEEIIVDRDKKYYAINLKTLSGNPLPEININYKTQLKNGKLKSARQKTDQKGQILIDMKDISAGETINLSFKSIDGITVHKLLTVPSDKSNYSLQILPEAGTITHNILTKIGFKALNSRGLGEKAEIKIVDNNNEVMSLFETNPLGMASYQVNLDAQKKYTAIATFTDGTQKEVPFPAVQLSGLNMNVANLIDDRVFVQVSGSPDKIDQQQIYLIAHYQGTIFHVAKQKLNTKEILFSIPRPSLPLGVIQLSILDANLKPILERMIFNYRSDKRLAINTNTDKPTYGLREKVKITVITGNSQDSTRISTLSASVVNTNKTKIDSNHRSSIYTSLLLCSEINGFIENPNYYFPANEEIKKVDLDDLMLIQGWRKLDWSALDDTLNKPQYPVEKNLSISGTVKKLSRKVVVPQATVTLIPTSNMLAAIDTLTSIDGRFSFDELLFPDSTKFIITATSKKDKNRLDIDLDEMDIPINDSNKNFPEIMNHINTKYLENINSTQTYFSELEKAGLMSRSIQLEEVKITRTNKKKIVQNSSNLNGSGNADQVLTEEDLANCFTLEQCLAGRLAGVRWQNGIPYSTRSNGPMQIVLDGMYIESDQISMLSAPDIASIEVLRNINYTSIYGSYGGNGLILITTKRGDGAARAFTPTGIRTFIPKGLYLNRTFYKPIYDATQASTIGSDLRTTIHWEPNLITNQSGEASFDFYTSDEKGPYTVILEGIDFTGRIGRKAIQISVRD, from the coding sequence ATGCGTCTTAAGGCAATTTTCTTCGGTTTTTTATGCATCATGTCATTGGTATCATTTGGGCAAACAGATATCCATCCACTCCTCGATAAATTACAGCGTCACGCCTCACAAAATCCAAAAGAAAAAATCCATATCCACATGGATAAGGAAAGCTATTCTGTTGGAGAAACCATTTGGATGAAGCTATATTGTACTTTTGCTCCAGAAAATCAATTATCCGGATTAAGCCGTATAGCCTACATTGATCTGCTTTCACCCGAAAATAAAACGATCAATACATTAAAAATACCATTGACAGCTGGTCTAGGAATTGCTGATTTTCCTCTCACAGACACCCTCATAGAAGGTTCTTACCGCATCCGAGCCTATACTCAGTGGATGAGAAATGATAGCTCAGCCTATTTCTTTGATAAGACAATACCGATATACAATGGCCGTTCGGATCACGTCATGACAGATGAGGAAATCATCGTCGATAGAGATAAAAAATATTATGCTATAAATCTAAAAACACTTTCAGGAAATCCTTTACCAGAGATTAATATCAATTATAAAACACAATTAAAAAATGGCAAATTAAAAAGTGCACGGCAAAAAACAGATCAAAAAGGTCAAATTTTGATTGATATGAAAGATATATCAGCTGGTGAAACGATTAATTTATCTTTCAAATCTATAGATGGAATCACTGTTCATAAACTCCTGACAGTCCCTTCCGATAAATCAAATTATAGCTTACAGATACTACCTGAAGCCGGTACCATTACACATAACATACTCACAAAAATAGGCTTTAAAGCACTTAATAGTAGAGGACTTGGAGAAAAAGCTGAAATCAAAATCGTTGATAATAACAATGAAGTGATGTCCCTATTCGAAACCAACCCGCTAGGTATGGCAAGCTATCAGGTAAATTTAGACGCACAAAAAAAATATACAGCTATTGCCACCTTTACAGATGGCACTCAAAAAGAAGTTCCTTTTCCTGCCGTACAACTTTCAGGATTAAATATGAATGTTGCCAACCTGATAGACGATAGAGTATTCGTCCAGGTAAGCGGTAGTCCAGATAAAATAGATCAACAACAGATTTACTTGATCGCACATTACCAAGGCACGATCTTCCATGTAGCCAAGCAAAAATTAAATACCAAAGAAATTCTTTTTTCCATTCCCAGACCAAGCTTGCCGCTGGGTGTCATTCAATTGTCCATCTTGGATGCCAATTTGAAACCGATATTAGAACGCATGATCTTCAACTATCGGTCTGATAAACGATTAGCGATCAACACCAATACAGACAAACCAACGTATGGGCTAAGAGAAAAAGTAAAAATCACAGTTATAACTGGAAATAGCCAAGATTCTACTCGAATCTCCACATTATCCGCATCTGTGGTCAATACCAATAAGACAAAAATTGATTCTAATCACCGATCAAGTATCTATACATCCTTATTACTATGTTCAGAAATCAACGGCTTCATAGAAAATCCCAACTATTATTTTCCAGCTAATGAAGAGATCAAAAAAGTTGATTTAGACGACCTCATGCTCATACAAGGCTGGAGAAAATTGGATTGGTCCGCATTAGACGATACCCTCAACAAACCACAATATCCGGTTGAAAAGAATTTATCCATCTCAGGCACAGTGAAGAAACTGAGTCGTAAGGTAGTTGTACCACAAGCCACTGTTACGTTAATCCCAACGTCCAATATGCTTGCCGCCATTGACACATTAACAAGCATAGACGGAAGATTTTCTTTTGATGAACTCTTATTTCCAGACAGTACCAAATTTATTATTACTGCTACATCAAAAAAAGATAAAAATAGACTTGATATCGATTTAGACGAGATGGATATTCCAATAAATGATTCCAATAAAAATTTTCCAGAGATTATGAATCATATCAACACCAAATATTTGGAAAATATCAACAGTACCCAAACCTACTTTTCCGAACTCGAAAAAGCAGGACTTATGTCCAGGTCCATTCAACTCGAAGAAGTAAAAATAACACGTACAAATAAGAAAAAAATTGTTCAAAATTCAAGTAATCTAAATGGATCAGGAAATGCAGACCAAGTGCTGACAGAAGAAGATTTAGCAAACTGTTTTACGTTAGAACAATGCCTTGCAGGAAGACTAGCAGGGGTTAGATGGCAAAATGGCATACCCTATAGCACCCGAAGTAATGGTCCCATGCAAATTGTGCTTGATGGAATGTATATTGAAAGCGATCAAATTTCAATGCTAAGCGCACCAGATATCGCTAGCATTGAGGTGTTACGCAATATTAATTACACCTCGATATATGGGTCTTATGGAGGTAATGGTTTGATCTTAATCACGACCAAAAGAGGTGATGGTGCTGCACGTGCTTTTACCCCCACTGGCATCCGAACCTTTATACCTAAAGGGCTTTACCTCAATCGTACATTCTATAAACCAATCTACGACGCCACACAAGCTTCGACAATAGGTTCAGACCTAAGAACAACGATACATTGGGAGCCCAATCTCATTACCAATCAATCAGGAGAAGCGAGTTTTGATTTCTATACATCGGACGAAAAAGGCCCTTATACCGTTATTTTGGAAGGAATAGACTTCACCGGCAGAATAGGAAGAAAAGCAATACAGATTAGTGTGAGAGATTAA
- a CDS encoding N-acetylmuramoyl-L-alanine amidase, translated as MKIKATITFLVITALFASCSTGKYAATEKVYKKKAKILAKEYATTPVTNQAIGKLPISVEKEWIASINFGMRKPNYVVIHHTAQDSLGQTIRTFHSEKAGVSAHYVVGRTGKVVQMVNDYYRAHHAGIGKWGNDTDLNSSSIGIELDNNGTTDPWTDAQINALTELLSYLKVKYNIPQANFIGHMDLAPTRKNDPSRFPWKTLADKGFGYWYDEYLETPPIDFNPKLALRIIGYDVKNLDAAIKAFKQHYIQSNANVAILKDNDLKILYSIYKKFL; from the coding sequence ATGAAAATAAAAGCAACAATAACCTTTCTAGTAATAACAGCACTATTTGCTTCCTGTTCGACAGGTAAATACGCGGCTACTGAAAAAGTCTATAAGAAAAAAGCAAAGATCCTTGCCAAAGAATATGCTACTACTCCAGTCACCAACCAAGCTATTGGTAAATTGCCGATATCCGTTGAAAAAGAATGGATCGCATCCATAAACTTTGGGATGCGCAAACCAAACTATGTGGTCATCCATCATACGGCTCAGGATTCATTGGGACAGACGATACGTACTTTTCACTCTGAGAAAGCGGGTGTCAGTGCGCACTATGTCGTTGGTCGTACTGGTAAAGTCGTGCAGATGGTCAATGATTATTACCGTGCGCATCATGCGGGTATAGGCAAGTGGGGAAATGATACGGATCTGAATTCTTCTTCTATTGGTATTGAATTAGATAATAATGGAACCACCGATCCCTGGACTGATGCCCAGATCAATGCACTGACGGAATTATTGTCATATCTGAAGGTGAAATACAATATTCCACAGGCAAATTTCATTGGCCATATGGATTTGGCGCCTACCCGAAAAAATGACCCTTCACGCTTTCCTTGGAAAACGTTAGCAGATAAAGGTTTTGGTTATTGGTACGATGAATATCTGGAGACTCCGCCGATAGATTTCAATCCAAAATTGGCATTAAGAATTATTGGTTATGATGTTAAAAATTTAGATGCAGCGATAAAAGCTTTTAAACAGCATTATATTCAGAGTAATGCCAATGTAGCCATCTTGAAGGATAACGATCTGAAGATCTTATATTCGATCTACAAAAAGTTCTTATAA
- a CDS encoding NUDIX hydrolase, with protein sequence MQKWKLLSSEYISQAPWATLRRDTCKLPDGTINDHYYVLEYPNWVNMVGITEENKLLVIKQYRHAAEEIILEIPAGTMEEGEEPQFAAEREMLEETGYAFSKIEKIAELYANPATSKNITHTYLMQGGKKVQEQDLDESEDIEVMLVSLEEAKELLLQNKFGQALQSSALFYAFHKLKIF encoded by the coding sequence ATGCAAAAGTGGAAACTACTCTCATCAGAATATATCAGTCAAGCACCTTGGGCAACCTTGCGTCGAGATACATGCAAACTGCCTGATGGTACGATTAATGATCATTATTACGTGCTCGAATATCCAAATTGGGTCAACATGGTAGGTATTACAGAAGAAAATAAACTTCTTGTCATCAAACAATACCGCCATGCCGCGGAAGAAATTATTCTGGAGATTCCAGCTGGAACTATGGAAGAAGGTGAAGAACCCCAATTCGCAGCGGAACGAGAAATGCTAGAAGAAACAGGATATGCTTTTTCCAAGATCGAGAAAATTGCTGAACTATATGCTAATCCGGCAACAAGTAAAAATATTACGCATACTTACCTGATGCAAGGAGGTAAAAAAGTTCAAGAACAAGATTTAGATGAAAGTGAAGATATTGAAGTCATGTTAGTATCGCTGGAAGAGGCTAAAGAATTACTTCTTCAGAATAAATTTGGACAGGCACTGCAAAGTTCTGCCCTATTTTATGCCTTTCACAAATTGAAAATATTTTAG
- a CDS encoding aspartate/glutamate racemase family protein, whose protein sequence is MIGIIGGVGPLGGLDIYKKIIEETIAVSDQEHLPVMLYSFPNLIGDRTAYLNGNSTINPAIAIAEITRQLEHAGVTVVGIPCNTAHAAPIYSVFEQELARTNQKIKVLHLIRETVAFMKALYPQAKVGILSTTGTRNSGLYRDMLLEEGFEVVEPSDEWQGRVHDAIYDKEYGIKAQSTPVTNKVRLELHSAMDELKKAGAEIIVLGCTELPLALPENDHNGMNLIDPNRILARALIYAFSPDKLKYPDDVYVLLGILLQ, encoded by the coding sequence ATGATTGGTATTATAGGAGGTGTTGGTCCTTTAGGGGGATTGGACATTTATAAAAAAATTATTGAAGAGACTATTGCTGTATCAGATCAGGAACATTTACCGGTCATGCTTTATTCATTTCCTAATTTGATTGGTGATCGAACGGCCTATTTAAATGGAAATTCAACCATAAATCCAGCTATAGCAATTGCCGAAATAACAAGACAATTAGAGCATGCGGGAGTAACCGTGGTAGGTATTCCATGTAATACAGCGCATGCTGCTCCAATTTATTCTGTCTTTGAGCAGGAGCTTGCCCGAACGAATCAAAAGATTAAAGTATTGCACCTGATTAGGGAAACCGTTGCTTTTATGAAAGCTCTTTATCCACAGGCAAAAGTGGGTATTCTTTCTACTACGGGCACCCGTAATTCGGGTCTTTATCGGGATATGTTATTGGAGGAAGGGTTTGAAGTCGTGGAACCTAGTGATGAATGGCAAGGGCGTGTACATGATGCTATATATGATAAAGAGTATGGTATTAAAGCACAATCTACTCCTGTTACAAATAAGGTCCGTCTGGAACTGCATAGTGCTATGGATGAATTGAAAAAGGCAGGAGCGGAAATCATCGTTTTGGGATGTACAGAACTACCATTGGCGCTTCCAGAAAATGATCATAATGGCATGAATCTGATTGATCCAAATCGCATATTAGCGCGAGCACTTATTTATGCTTTTTCACCAGATAAGCTAAAATATCCTGATGACGTGTATGTCTTACTGGGAATTCTTCTGCAATAG
- a CDS encoding enoyl-CoA hydratase/isomerase family protein, with protein MKHIVIKTEDRIANIFLDRGKSNAIDMVLLQELNTTIQELKLDPAIEGVIIHGKEGFFSAGLDLIALYDYGEAEIKAFWTLFLKNTKDLASFPKPLVAAISGHSPAGGCVIALCCDYRIMAEGNFIIGLNEIPVGLIVPDSIFHLYSFWLGKANAYRFLLEGKLLTPQEALTVGLVDEVVSPNAIQTTALRKIKSVTQFDKETWQSCKLNFRSELFEQLTVKQEETIEKILVQWWKPSTRSILKTIIDNLTNKKK; from the coding sequence ATGAAACATATAGTAATCAAAACAGAAGATCGCATCGCAAATATATTTTTAGACCGTGGAAAATCCAATGCAATTGACATGGTTCTGTTGCAAGAATTAAACACAACTATTCAAGAGCTAAAACTAGACCCTGCTATTGAGGGAGTCATCATACATGGCAAAGAAGGTTTTTTTAGCGCTGGTTTAGATTTGATTGCGCTATATGACTATGGTGAAGCCGAAATAAAAGCATTTTGGACCCTATTCTTGAAAAACACCAAAGATCTAGCATCCTTTCCCAAACCACTCGTTGCTGCGATTTCAGGACATAGTCCTGCTGGAGGCTGCGTGATAGCACTTTGTTGTGATTATCGCATTATGGCAGAAGGCAATTTTATCATTGGATTAAACGAAATACCTGTTGGACTCATCGTACCCGATAGCATCTTTCATCTCTACAGCTTTTGGCTTGGTAAAGCCAATGCCTATCGCTTCTTATTAGAAGGAAAATTGTTGACACCACAAGAAGCCCTTACGGTAGGCTTAGTGGACGAAGTCGTTTCACCAAATGCCATCCAAACAACCGCATTACGCAAAATTAAGTCCGTGACACAGTTCGATAAAGAAACATGGCAATCTTGCAAATTGAATTTTAGATCAGAACTTTTTGAACAGTTAACTGTAAAGCAAGAGGAGACAATTGAAAAAATATTAGTACAGTGGTGGAAACCATCTACACGTAGCATATTAAAAACAATCATCGATAACTTGACAAACAAGAAAAAATAA
- a CDS encoding phospho-sugar mutase: MISLDQEIQAKVNQWLGSEYDEATKTALKKLIDNNETTELTDSFYKDLEFGTGGLRGIMGVGSNRMNKYTIGKATQGLANYLKKQFSNQPIKVAVSYDSRNNSQIFGQLVADVFSANGIQVYLFDELRPTPVLSFAIRHFGCQSGVMLTASHNPKEYNGYKAYWNDGCQLTAPHDENVITEVNTIQSVSEIRFQSNPENIVSVGPEIDEIYIQENKKLSIHPEAVQDQKDLKIVFSPIHGTGITIVPQLLKEWGFENVIIVDEQATPDGNFPTVIYPNPEEEDAMALAKKKGEEVDADLVLATDPDADRVGIAIKNDKGNFQLLNGNQIGSLLVYYVLSSKKEQNQLHNNPYVVKTIVTTNLQAEIANHFQVPYYETLTGFKYIGELMTKLGDSATYLVGGEESYGYLVGSLVRDKDAPNACAFLAEMTAFYKSKGKSLYEVLLDIYQEFGCYQEKLVSLTKKGKAGAEEIKSMMSNLRANLPKSLGHIAVVEVRDYENSVAIDMASGDKKAIELPKSDVLQFITIDGDVISARPSGTEPKIKFYCSVKAALTDQSNYAELQKELSAKVDRMMADII, encoded by the coding sequence ATGATTAGTCTGGATCAAGAAATACAAGCAAAAGTCAATCAATGGCTGGGCTCAGAATACGACGAAGCAACGAAAACAGCTTTAAAAAAATTAATCGACAACAACGAAACAACTGAATTAACAGATTCTTTCTACAAAGATTTAGAATTTGGTACAGGAGGTCTACGTGGAATCATGGGTGTAGGTTCCAATAGAATGAATAAGTATACCATTGGTAAAGCTACTCAAGGTTTAGCTAATTATTTAAAAAAACAATTCTCAAACCAACCGATCAAGGTTGCAGTTTCTTATGACAGTCGCAATAATTCACAAATATTTGGACAGCTAGTCGCTGATGTGTTTTCTGCTAATGGCATACAGGTTTATTTATTTGATGAACTTAGACCTACACCGGTATTATCCTTTGCCATCCGTCATTTTGGTTGCCAAAGTGGTGTCATGCTTACAGCCTCTCACAACCCAAAAGAATATAATGGATATAAGGCCTACTGGAACGATGGATGCCAATTAACAGCTCCGCACGATGAGAATGTCATTACAGAAGTAAATACTATTCAAAGTGTATCGGAAATACGATTTCAGTCTAATCCTGAAAATATCGTTTCCGTAGGACCAGAAATAGATGAAATTTATATTCAAGAAAATAAAAAATTAAGCATACATCCCGAAGCAGTACAAGATCAGAAAGATCTTAAAATTGTATTTTCCCCAATCCACGGAACAGGAATAACCATTGTTCCCCAACTTTTAAAAGAATGGGGATTTGAAAATGTCATCATTGTGGATGAACAAGCGACCCCTGATGGCAATTTCCCAACTGTAATTTATCCTAATCCAGAGGAAGAAGACGCGATGGCCTTGGCAAAAAAGAAAGGTGAAGAGGTAGATGCAGACCTTGTACTAGCTACCGACCCTGATGCTGACCGCGTCGGTATTGCCATTAAAAACGATAAAGGTAATTTCCAGTTATTGAATGGTAATCAGATCGGGAGCCTATTGGTTTATTACGTATTAAGTTCAAAAAAGGAACAAAATCAACTCCACAATAATCCATACGTCGTCAAAACCATTGTGACGACCAATCTACAAGCGGAGATTGCCAACCATTTTCAAGTTCCATATTACGAAACATTGACTGGTTTCAAATATATTGGCGAGCTGATGACCAAATTAGGCGACTCAGCAACTTATCTTGTCGGCGGAGAGGAAAGCTATGGCTATTTAGTTGGAAGCCTAGTACGTGACAAGGATGCGCCAAATGCCTGTGCCTTCTTGGCCGAGATGACCGCTTTTTATAAATCAAAAGGCAAATCCTTATATGAAGTTCTTTTGGATATCTATCAAGAATTTGGATGTTATCAAGAAAAATTGGTATCATTAACAAAAAAAGGTAAAGCTGGTGCAGAAGAAATCAAATCCATGATGAGCAATCTACGTGCAAACCTACCCAAATCACTAGGTCATATTGCCGTCGTAGAAGTCCGCGATTACGAAAATTCGGTTGCGATTGATATGGCATCTGGAGATAAAAAAGCCATCGAATTACCAAAATCAGATGTTTTACAATTTATCACCATAGACGGAGATGTTATCTCAGCAAGACCATCAGGTACAGAACCTAAAATAAAGTTTTATTGTTCTGTAAAAGCAGCATTAACAGATCAATCCAATTACGCTGAACTTCAAAAAGAATTATCAGCAAAAGTAGATCGAATGATGGCTGATATTATTTAA
- the purD gene encoding phosphoribosylamine--glycine ligase — MNILIIGSGGRESAFAYKLSQSKRLQNLFIAPGNAGTGVYGQNVALKVTDFDGIASFALANDINMVLVGPEEPLVKGIHDYFLNRADLKHIPVIGPQQEGAQLEGSKDFSKQFMDRHGIPTAASRSFDKSNLEEGLAYLETQKLPIVLKADGLAAGKGVLICETLEDAKLELKAMIADSKFGAASDVVVVEEFLKGIELSVFVLTDGNSYKVLPSAKDYKRIGEGDTGLNTGGMGSISPVPFADEVFLSKVEERIIKPTVEGLKKDQIPYKGFIFIGLMNVEGEPLVIEYNVRMGDPETESVLPRIESDLIDLLEGVAQGNLDTRSYTVSSKTAVTVMLVAGGYPGNYESRKVISNIENVKESIVFHAGTATQDGHIVSAGGRVIAVTTLQDTLFDALQQATADAGRIYFEGKYFRRDIGFDLI, encoded by the coding sequence ATGAATATCCTAATCATTGGTTCTGGCGGTCGTGAATCAGCCTTCGCCTATAAACTTTCGCAAAGTAAGCGTCTTCAAAATTTATTTATTGCTCCTGGAAATGCAGGTACGGGTGTATATGGTCAAAACGTTGCTTTAAAGGTAACCGATTTTGATGGTATCGCAAGTTTTGCCTTGGCGAATGATATCAATATGGTTTTGGTTGGTCCGGAAGAACCGCTTGTTAAAGGTATTCATGATTATTTCTTGAACCGTGCAGATTTGAAACATATTCCTGTTATTGGTCCACAACAGGAGGGAGCACAATTGGAGGGTTCTAAAGACTTTTCAAAACAATTTATGGATCGTCACGGTATCCCGACTGCTGCATCACGCTCTTTTGACAAGAGTAATTTGGAAGAAGGGCTTGCTTATCTAGAAACTCAAAAATTGCCCATCGTATTAAAAGCGGATGGACTGGCTGCCGGAAAAGGCGTATTGATCTGTGAAACTTTGGAAGATGCTAAGTTGGAATTGAAAGCGATGATCGCTGATTCTAAGTTTGGTGCTGCAAGTGACGTGGTTGTTGTTGAAGAGTTTTTAAAGGGAATTGAATTATCTGTTTTTGTACTGACAGATGGCAATTCATATAAAGTATTGCCTTCTGCAAAAGATTATAAACGTATCGGTGAAGGGGATACGGGCTTAAACACAGGAGGAATGGGATCGATCTCACCAGTTCCGTTTGCTGATGAAGTGTTTTTAAGTAAGGTTGAAGAGCGTATAATAAAACCTACTGTTGAGGGATTGAAGAAAGATCAAATTCCGTATAAGGGATTTATTTTTATAGGCTTGATGAATGTAGAAGGGGAGCCGCTAGTGATTGAATACAACGTGCGTATGGGTGATCCTGAGACAGAATCGGTTTTACCTCGTATTGAATCTGATTTAATTGATTTGTTAGAAGGTGTTGCGCAAGGCAACTTAGATACACGTTCTTATACTGTTTCTTCAAAAACTGCTGTAACGGTTATGTTAGTTGCGGGCGGATATCCTGGAAACTATGAATCTCGCAAAGTAATCTCAAATATAGAGAATGTAAAAGAATCTATTGTCTTTCATGCTGGAACAGCGACACAGGATGGCCATATCGTCAGTGCTGGTGGTCGCGTTATTGCTGTGACGACTTTACAAGATACCTTATTTGATGCTTTGCAACAGGCCACAGCTGATGCTGGAAGGATCTATTTTGAAGGTAAATATTTCCGTAGAGATATTGGTTTTGATTTGATCTAA